A part of Candidatus Cloacimonadota bacterium genomic DNA contains:
- a CDS encoding L-threonine 3-dehydrogenase, translated as MKKILVTGAVGQIGSELTMELRRRYGNDNVIAAGHKTKPSEHLLNSGPFEVIDCADITTVADVVKRYKIDTIYHLAAILSAVAEAKPQLAWDVNINGLYNVLGVARKYNCAVFTPSSIGAFGPTTPKDDTPQDTIQRPNTMYGVTKVAGELLCDYYYKRFGVDTRGVRYPGIISYETLPGGGTTDYAVEIFYEAIKNKKYTCFLKKGTYLDMMYMPDCLKAAIDLMEAEPSKLKHRNAFNVTAMSLEPEEIATEIRKYIPEFKMDYDIDPVRQAIANSWPNKMDDSCACEEWGWDPKYDLRAMTKDMIKVLSKKLSNP; from the coding sequence ATGAAGAAAATCTTAGTAACTGGTGCTGTAGGGCAAATTGGTTCGGAACTAACAATGGAGTTGAGGAGAAGATATGGTAATGATAATGTTATTGCTGCGGGACACAAAACAAAACCAAGTGAACATCTTTTGAATTCAGGTCCGTTTGAGGTTATTGATTGTGCAGATATAACTACCGTGGCAGATGTAGTTAAGAGGTATAAGATTGATACGATTTATCACCTTGCTGCGATTCTCTCTGCTGTTGCAGAAGCAAAACCACAATTAGCATGGGATGTGAATATCAATGGTCTTTATAATGTATTAGGAGTTGCTCGTAAGTATAATTGTGCGGTTTTTACTCCAAGTTCTATCGGTGCATTTGGACCAACAACTCCTAAAGATGATACTCCTCAAGATACTATTCAACGTCCAAACACAATGTATGGTGTAACCAAAGTTGCTGGAGAACTACTTTGCGATTACTATTACAAAAGATTTGGCGTAGATACACGAGGAGTCCGTTATCCAGGCATAATTTCTTATGAAACTTTACCCGGTGGTGGAACAACAGATTATGCGGTAGAGATTTTCTATGAAGCTATCAAAAATAAGAAATATACCTGTTTTCTTAAAAAGGGAACTTATCTTGATATGATGTATATGCCGGATTGTCTTAAAGCTGCGATTGACCTTATGGAAGCCGAGCCTTCCAAACTTAAACACCGTAATGCTTTCAATGTTACTGCTATGAGTTTAGAACCAGAGGAAATCGCTACAGAAATACGCAAATACATTCCAGAATTTAAAATGGATTACGATATTGACCCTGTTCGTCAGGCAATTGCAAATTCCTGGCCCAATAAAATGGATGATTCTTGTGCTTGTGAAGAATGGGGTTGGGACCCAAAATACGATTTACGTGCAATGACAAAAGATATGATAAAAGTTCTTTCAAAAAAATTAAGCAATCCGTAA
- a CDS encoding nucleotidyltransferase domain-containing protein: MNDRKKQLNRILILAKQYKVSRLILFGSFLENGGEANDIDLACDGIAGWKLYELASKMEDELNISIDLIPLTPSNRFTNYIIKKGKVLI; encoded by the coding sequence ATGAATGATAGAAAAAAACAACTTAACAGGATTTTAATTTTGGCAAAACAATATAAGGTATCACGATTAATACTTTTTGGTAGTTTTTTAGAAAATGGTGGCGAAGCAAATGATATTGATCTTGCTTGTGATGGAATTGCTGGGTGGAAATTGTACGAACTTGCTTCTAAAATGGAAGATGAATTAAATATTTCAATTGATCTAATTCCTTTAACTCCTTCCAATAGATTCACAAACTATATAATTAAAAAGGGTAAAGTCCTGATATGA
- the acpS gene encoding holo-ACP synthase has product MVFGIGIDIIEIDRIKAELGKHKGRFSKMVFTEKEIDYCSKNKNLNVQSQCFAGRFAAKEAFFKAIGTGLRNGLGWKDVEIVNDKLGKPGLILKNKSNRVIKKGKIANILLSISHSKHYATAVVILEK; this is encoded by the coding sequence ATGGTTTTTGGCATAGGTATTGACATAATTGAGATTGATAGAATTAAAGCTGAATTAGGAAAACATAAAGGTAGGTTTTCTAAGATGGTTTTTACAGAAAAAGAAATTGATTATTGTTCAAAAAATAAAAATCTAAATGTTCAATCACAATGTTTTGCAGGTAGATTCGCTGCCAAAGAAGCATTCTTCAAAGCAATTGGAACAGGTTTAAGAAATGGACTTGGCTGGAAAGATGTTGAGATAGTAAATGATAAACTTGGTAAGCCAGGTCTAATTCTTAAGAATAAATCTAACAGGGTAATTAAGAAGGGAAAAATTGCAAATATCCTGTTATCAATTTCACATAGTAAACATTATGCTACTGCTGTTGTGATTTTAGAGAAATAA
- a CDS encoding UDP-N-acetylmuramoyl-L-alanyl-D-glutamate--2,6-diaminopimelate ligase, which produces MKLKNLISALKWYKAYNFDNAENIKISGIAFDSRDIKQGNIFVAIKGENFDGNKFIPSAIKNGASSIFIENVEYIAKSNIPCIVVPDTREALAILSAAFYNHPARKMRVIGVTGTDGKTTTATIIYQILKFAGFRVGLITSINAVIGDKIHDTGFHTTTPNALDMQKYLAKMLSAGTEYVVIEASSHGLAQHRVDMCEFDIAVITNITSEHLDYHKNLDEYQSAKLKLFNYLYNSFRKQNVSKVSIINKDDASYNLLENINSDIKLSYGLNNKADISACDIYFDKLQMNFDVKTPDEHFSIATSLLGRYNIYNILAAISVAHSQKISIKSIIKGIESIKQINGRMEFISHNTSDFKVIIDFAHTPNALEKALGVARDVAENNVIVVFGCAGLRDKYKRKAMGKVAGKLADKIFITTEDPRTESVENIIGEIARGCKLANRQEGIDLFKIPDRKEAITNAILSAQEGDVVIICGKAQEKSMCFGTKEYPWDEYGVVKSALKMKITKNI; this is translated from the coding sequence GATTCGCGAGATATAAAACAGGGCAACATTTTCGTTGCAATCAAAGGAGAAAATTTTGATGGAAATAAGTTTATTCCCTCTGCTATAAAAAATGGGGCCTCTTCAATATTTATTGAAAATGTGGAATATATTGCAAAATCAAATATACCTTGCATTGTTGTTCCAGATACACGCGAAGCTTTAGCAATTCTTTCAGCGGCTTTTTATAACCATCCTGCCAGAAAAATGCGAGTTATTGGAGTGACTGGAACGGATGGGAAAACCACAACTGCCACAATTATTTACCAGATTTTAAAGTTTGCTGGATTTCGTGTCGGATTAATAACCTCAATAAATGCTGTTATCGGGGATAAAATTCACGATACAGGATTTCATACAACCACGCCGAATGCACTTGATATGCAAAAGTATCTTGCTAAAATGTTATCAGCAGGTACTGAATATGTTGTAATAGAAGCATCGTCTCATGGGTTAGCACAACATCGCGTTGATATGTGTGAATTTGATATTGCTGTAATAACCAATATAACTTCCGAGCATCTGGATTATCATAAAAATTTAGATGAATATCAAAGTGCTAAGTTGAAGCTATTCAATTACTTATATAATAGTTTTAGAAAACAAAATGTGAGCAAAGTATCAATTATCAACAAAGATGATGCTTCTTATAATCTGCTGGAAAATATAAATTCAGATATAAAACTCAGTTATGGCTTAAATAATAAGGCTGATATTTCTGCATGTGATATTTATTTTGATAAATTACAAATGAACTTTGATGTTAAAACACCAGATGAACATTTTTCAATAGCGACAAGTTTACTCGGCAGGTATAATATCTATAATATTCTTGCCGCCATTTCTGTGGCACATTCACAAAAAATTTCAATAAAATCTATCATAAAAGGGATAGAATCTATCAAACAAATTAATGGCAGGATGGAATTTATCTCTCATAATACAAGTGACTTCAAAGTAATTATTGATTTTGCCCACACCCCAAATGCCCTGGAAAAAGCTCTTGGAGTTGCGAGAGATGTTGCAGAAAATAATGTTATTGTTGTCTTTGGTTGTGCGGGTTTGAGAGACAAATATAAAAGAAAGGCAATGGGAAAGGTTGCTGGAAAATTAGCTGATAAAATTTTTATCACCACAGAAGATCCAAGAACAGAATCAGTGGAAAATATTATTGGTGAAATTGCTCGTGGATGCAAACTAGCAAACAGACAAGAAGGGATAGATCTCTTCAAAATTCCAGACAGAAAAGAAGCAATTACAAATGCGATTCTGTCTGCCCAAGAGGGAGATGTGGTAATCATTTGCGGCAAGGCACAAGAAAAATCAATGTGTTTCGGAACGAAAGAATATCCATGGGATGAATATGGAGTAGTAAAATCTGCTTTAAAGATGAAGATTACAAAAAATATTTAA